One genomic window of Corticium candelabrum chromosome 21, ooCorCand1.1, whole genome shotgun sequence includes the following:
- the LOC134196224 gene encoding methylcrotonoyl-CoA carboxylase subunit alpha, mitochondrial-like isoform X1, with protein MAFFLPLVNANRCLSTQSSVAAGHIRKVLIANRGEIACRIMRTAETLGIKTVAVYSDADRHALHVQMANESQHIGSASADKSYLCVEHLIEAAKRSNAEAIHPGYGFLSERFEFAEACEKEGIVFIGPPASAIRSMGDKIEAKQMMSSAGVPVILGYHDIDQSYGKLKYEAEKIGLPLMIKAALGGGGRGMRIVNSMNEFESQLESARSEAKSTFGNDQVLLEKYIGRPRHVEVQVFADRHGNAVYLYERDCSVQRRHQKIIEEAPAPGVDDHVRRDLGEAAVRAAKAVGYVGAGTVEFIMDVDKRFYFMEMNTRLQVEHPVTEMITNTDLVEWQFQVAAGHPLPLSQNEIPLEGHSFEARVYAEDPDRDFQPAAGKLYYLSAPDDVSRVETGVRQGDDISIYYDPMIAKVVVWGEDRSSALYSLIDALNKYHVVGIPTNLSFLSRLASHPSFFAGNVNTDFIKEHHQSLFPPPSSLPSKILAQAALVFLLHSQEAQIHEGIALADPTSPFSSNDLWRVCLPQSSGIKFSTGMDETVEVVMRRKLDGSYSVQLPGDDRMLDISGYITEYDSPAMTVSGSVDNHSFGCKAVFSNDTIHLFTEDGNYQVHLFVPKFVQELSGMQFGQNFQLIAADNGKVVKVHVSDGERVTKDQPLLMIETMKLQVEILSPFDGVIEQVRFTASQVYHSGALLIKFKDLPTTSPIPGEVLEVVVSEGQQVAAGEILMNVECYKDKYEVLAPEDGVVKTIFYSTGEQFSADSLLISLDETR; from the exons ATGGCGTTTTTTCTGCCACTTGTAAATGCAAACCGCTGCCTGTCTACCCAGTCTAGCGTGGCTG CAGGTCACATCAGGAAAGTTCTAATTGCAAACCGAGGAGAGATAGCCTGTCGTATAATGCGTACGGCTGAAACGTTAGGAATAAAGACTGTGGCTGTGTACAGTGATGCTGACAGACACGCACTCCACGTACAGATG GCCAATGAATCCCAACACATAGGTTCAGCATCTGCAGACAAGAGTTACTTGTGTGTAGAGCATCTGATAGAAGCTGCTAAACGAAGCAACGCTGAG GCAATACATCCTGGATATGGCTTTCTATCTGAACGTTTTGAGTTTGCTGAGGCGTGTGAAAAAGAAGGGATAGTTTTTATTGGACCTCCAGCATCAGCGATTCGAAGTATGGGAGACAAAAT TGAAGCAAAACAGATGATGTCATCTGCTGGGGTTCCAGTCATTCTGGGATATCACGACATTGATCAGTCTTATGGGAAGCTGAAGTATGAGGCTGAAAAGATAGGTCTACCGTTGATGATTAAAGCAGCACTgggaggaggagggagg GGTATGAGAATTGTGAACTCAATGAATGAATTTGAAAGTCAGTTGGAATCTGCTCGTAGTGAAGCAAAAAGCACATTTGGAAACGATCAAGTTCTTTTAGAGAAATACATTGGTCGACCACG ACATGTTGAGGTTCAGGTCTTTGCTGATAGACACGGGAATGCTGTCTACTTATATGAACGAGACTGTAGTGTCCAGAGAAGACACCAGAAGATTATTGAAGAAGCTCCTGCT CCTGGTGTTGATGACCATGTTCGTCGTGATTTGGGAGAGGCAGCTGTAAGAGCTGCTAAAGCTGTAGGATATGTTGGAGCAG GGACGGTGGAATTTATCATGGATGTTGACAAGAGGTTCTATTTCATGGAGATGAACACTAGACTTCAA GTTGAACATCCTGTAACTGAAATGATTACAAACACGGATTTAGTTGAGTGGCAGTTCCAG GTTGCTGCTGGTCATCCCTTACCATTGTCTCAAAATGAGATTCCACTAGAAGGACATTCATTTGAAGCTCGTGTTTATGCTGAAGATCCCGATAG GGATTTTCAACCGGCTGCTGGCAAGTTGTATTATCTTTCGGCTCCAGATGATGTATCTCGAGTTGAAACTGGAGTCAGGCAAG GTGATGATATCAGCATCTACTATGATCCAATGATAGCAAAGGTTGTTGTATGGGGCGAAGATCGATCGTCAGCTTTGTATAGTTTGATTGATGCTCTCAACAAATATCAT GTGGTTGGTATTCCCACAAACCTTAGTTTTCTTTCCAGACTTGCTAGTCATCCAAGTTTCTTTGCTGGCAATGTCAATACTGACTTTATCAAGGAACATCATCAGAGCTTGTTTCCACCTCCATCGTCCCTTCCAAGCAAGATTTTAGCACAGGCAGCACTTGTGTTTCTGCTTCACAGCCAGGAAGCACAGATTCATGAGGGAATTGCACTTGCTG ATCCAACATCACCATTTAGTAGCAATGATTTGTGGAGGGTTTGTCTTCCACAATCATCTGGAATTAAGTTCTCAACAGGAATGGATGAAA CTGTCGAGGTTGTTATGAGAAGGAAGTTAGATGGGAGCTACAGTGTTCAATTGCCTGGTGATGACAGAATGTTAGATATCAGTGGTTATATTACTGAATATGACAGTCCTGCAATGACTGTGAGCGGATCTGTGGACAACCACTCTTTTGGTTGTAAAGCAGTTTTCTCGAATGATACAATCCATCTCTTTACTGAG gaTGGTAACTACCAAGTTCATTTATTCGTTCCCAAGTTTGTCCAGGAATTGAGTGGAATGCAGTTTGGCCAGAATTTTCAACTCATTGCAGCAGACAATGGTAAAGTTGTCAAGGTCCATGTTTCTGATGGAGAAAGGGTGACTAAAGATCAACCACTGTTAATGATTGAGACAATGAAATTACAG GTTGAAATTCTTTCTCCGTTTGATGGTGTTATAGAGCAAGTTCGATTTACTGCCAGTCAAGTGTACCACAGCGGTGCtttattgattaaattcaAGGATCTTCCCACAACATCGCCAATTCCTGGGGAGGTACTTGAAGTTGTTGTGTCTGAAGGACAGCAAGTTGCAGCTGGTGAAATTCTCATGAATGTGGAATGttacaaagacaaa TATGAGGTACTAGCGCCTGAGGATGGAGTTGTTAAGACAATATTTTACTCCACAGGAGAGCAATTCTCTGCTGATTCATTACTAATATCATTAGATGAAACAAGATGA
- the LOC134196224 gene encoding methylcrotonoyl-CoA carboxylase subunit alpha, mitochondrial-like isoform X2 yields MAFFLPLVNANRCLSTQSSVAGHIRKVLIANRGEIACRIMRTAETLGIKTVAVYSDADRHALHVQMANESQHIGSASADKSYLCVEHLIEAAKRSNAEAIHPGYGFLSERFEFAEACEKEGIVFIGPPASAIRSMGDKIEAKQMMSSAGVPVILGYHDIDQSYGKLKYEAEKIGLPLMIKAALGGGGRGMRIVNSMNEFESQLESARSEAKSTFGNDQVLLEKYIGRPRHVEVQVFADRHGNAVYLYERDCSVQRRHQKIIEEAPAPGVDDHVRRDLGEAAVRAAKAVGYVGAGTVEFIMDVDKRFYFMEMNTRLQVEHPVTEMITNTDLVEWQFQVAAGHPLPLSQNEIPLEGHSFEARVYAEDPDRDFQPAAGKLYYLSAPDDVSRVETGVRQGDDISIYYDPMIAKVVVWGEDRSSALYSLIDALNKYHVVGIPTNLSFLSRLASHPSFFAGNVNTDFIKEHHQSLFPPPSSLPSKILAQAALVFLLHSQEAQIHEGIALADPTSPFSSNDLWRVCLPQSSGIKFSTGMDETVEVVMRRKLDGSYSVQLPGDDRMLDISGYITEYDSPAMTVSGSVDNHSFGCKAVFSNDTIHLFTEDGNYQVHLFVPKFVQELSGMQFGQNFQLIAADNGKVVKVHVSDGERVTKDQPLLMIETMKLQVEILSPFDGVIEQVRFTASQVYHSGALLIKFKDLPTTSPIPGEVLEVVVSEGQQVAAGEILMNVECYKDKYEVLAPEDGVVKTIFYSTGEQFSADSLLISLDETR; encoded by the exons ATGGCGTTTTTTCTGCCACTTGTAAATGCAAACCGCTGCCTGTCTACCCAGTCTAGCGTGGCTG GTCACATCAGGAAAGTTCTAATTGCAAACCGAGGAGAGATAGCCTGTCGTATAATGCGTACGGCTGAAACGTTAGGAATAAAGACTGTGGCTGTGTACAGTGATGCTGACAGACACGCACTCCACGTACAGATG GCCAATGAATCCCAACACATAGGTTCAGCATCTGCAGACAAGAGTTACTTGTGTGTAGAGCATCTGATAGAAGCTGCTAAACGAAGCAACGCTGAG GCAATACATCCTGGATATGGCTTTCTATCTGAACGTTTTGAGTTTGCTGAGGCGTGTGAAAAAGAAGGGATAGTTTTTATTGGACCTCCAGCATCAGCGATTCGAAGTATGGGAGACAAAAT TGAAGCAAAACAGATGATGTCATCTGCTGGGGTTCCAGTCATTCTGGGATATCACGACATTGATCAGTCTTATGGGAAGCTGAAGTATGAGGCTGAAAAGATAGGTCTACCGTTGATGATTAAAGCAGCACTgggaggaggagggagg GGTATGAGAATTGTGAACTCAATGAATGAATTTGAAAGTCAGTTGGAATCTGCTCGTAGTGAAGCAAAAAGCACATTTGGAAACGATCAAGTTCTTTTAGAGAAATACATTGGTCGACCACG ACATGTTGAGGTTCAGGTCTTTGCTGATAGACACGGGAATGCTGTCTACTTATATGAACGAGACTGTAGTGTCCAGAGAAGACACCAGAAGATTATTGAAGAAGCTCCTGCT CCTGGTGTTGATGACCATGTTCGTCGTGATTTGGGAGAGGCAGCTGTAAGAGCTGCTAAAGCTGTAGGATATGTTGGAGCAG GGACGGTGGAATTTATCATGGATGTTGACAAGAGGTTCTATTTCATGGAGATGAACACTAGACTTCAA GTTGAACATCCTGTAACTGAAATGATTACAAACACGGATTTAGTTGAGTGGCAGTTCCAG GTTGCTGCTGGTCATCCCTTACCATTGTCTCAAAATGAGATTCCACTAGAAGGACATTCATTTGAAGCTCGTGTTTATGCTGAAGATCCCGATAG GGATTTTCAACCGGCTGCTGGCAAGTTGTATTATCTTTCGGCTCCAGATGATGTATCTCGAGTTGAAACTGGAGTCAGGCAAG GTGATGATATCAGCATCTACTATGATCCAATGATAGCAAAGGTTGTTGTATGGGGCGAAGATCGATCGTCAGCTTTGTATAGTTTGATTGATGCTCTCAACAAATATCAT GTGGTTGGTATTCCCACAAACCTTAGTTTTCTTTCCAGACTTGCTAGTCATCCAAGTTTCTTTGCTGGCAATGTCAATACTGACTTTATCAAGGAACATCATCAGAGCTTGTTTCCACCTCCATCGTCCCTTCCAAGCAAGATTTTAGCACAGGCAGCACTTGTGTTTCTGCTTCACAGCCAGGAAGCACAGATTCATGAGGGAATTGCACTTGCTG ATCCAACATCACCATTTAGTAGCAATGATTTGTGGAGGGTTTGTCTTCCACAATCATCTGGAATTAAGTTCTCAACAGGAATGGATGAAA CTGTCGAGGTTGTTATGAGAAGGAAGTTAGATGGGAGCTACAGTGTTCAATTGCCTGGTGATGACAGAATGTTAGATATCAGTGGTTATATTACTGAATATGACAGTCCTGCAATGACTGTGAGCGGATCTGTGGACAACCACTCTTTTGGTTGTAAAGCAGTTTTCTCGAATGATACAATCCATCTCTTTACTGAG gaTGGTAACTACCAAGTTCATTTATTCGTTCCCAAGTTTGTCCAGGAATTGAGTGGAATGCAGTTTGGCCAGAATTTTCAACTCATTGCAGCAGACAATGGTAAAGTTGTCAAGGTCCATGTTTCTGATGGAGAAAGGGTGACTAAAGATCAACCACTGTTAATGATTGAGACAATGAAATTACAG GTTGAAATTCTTTCTCCGTTTGATGGTGTTATAGAGCAAGTTCGATTTACTGCCAGTCAAGTGTACCACAGCGGTGCtttattgattaaattcaAGGATCTTCCCACAACATCGCCAATTCCTGGGGAGGTACTTGAAGTTGTTGTGTCTGAAGGACAGCAAGTTGCAGCTGGTGAAATTCTCATGAATGTGGAATGttacaaagacaaa TATGAGGTACTAGCGCCTGAGGATGGAGTTGTTAAGACAATATTTTACTCCACAGGAGAGCAATTCTCTGCTGATTCATTACTAATATCATTAGATGAAACAAGATGA
- the LOC134196224 gene encoding methylcrotonoyl-CoA carboxylase subunit alpha, mitochondrial-like isoform X3: MRIVNSMNEFESQLESARSEAKSTFGNDQVLLEKYIGRPRHVEVQVFADRHGNAVYLYERDCSVQRRHQKIIEEAPAPGVDDHVRRDLGEAAVRAAKAVGYVGAGTVEFIMDVDKRFYFMEMNTRLQVEHPVTEMITNTDLVEWQFQVAAGHPLPLSQNEIPLEGHSFEARVYAEDPDRDFQPAAGKLYYLSAPDDVSRVETGVRQGDDISIYYDPMIAKVVVWGEDRSSALYSLIDALNKYHVVGIPTNLSFLSRLASHPSFFAGNVNTDFIKEHHQSLFPPPSSLPSKILAQAALVFLLHSQEAQIHEGIALADPTSPFSSNDLWRVCLPQSSGIKFSTGMDETVEVVMRRKLDGSYSVQLPGDDRMLDISGYITEYDSPAMTVSGSVDNHSFGCKAVFSNDTIHLFTEDGNYQVHLFVPKFVQELSGMQFGQNFQLIAADNGKVVKVHVSDGERVTKDQPLLMIETMKLQVEILSPFDGVIEQVRFTASQVYHSGALLIKFKDLPTTSPIPGEVLEVVVSEGQQVAAGEILMNVECYKDKYEVLAPEDGVVKTIFYSTGEQFSADSLLISLDETR, from the exons ATGAGAATTGTGAACTCAATGAATGAATTTGAAAGTCAGTTGGAATCTGCTCGTAGTGAAGCAAAAAGCACATTTGGAAACGATCAAGTTCTTTTAGAGAAATACATTGGTCGACCACG ACATGTTGAGGTTCAGGTCTTTGCTGATAGACACGGGAATGCTGTCTACTTATATGAACGAGACTGTAGTGTCCAGAGAAGACACCAGAAGATTATTGAAGAAGCTCCTGCT CCTGGTGTTGATGACCATGTTCGTCGTGATTTGGGAGAGGCAGCTGTAAGAGCTGCTAAAGCTGTAGGATATGTTGGAGCAG GGACGGTGGAATTTATCATGGATGTTGACAAGAGGTTCTATTTCATGGAGATGAACACTAGACTTCAA GTTGAACATCCTGTAACTGAAATGATTACAAACACGGATTTAGTTGAGTGGCAGTTCCAG GTTGCTGCTGGTCATCCCTTACCATTGTCTCAAAATGAGATTCCACTAGAAGGACATTCATTTGAAGCTCGTGTTTATGCTGAAGATCCCGATAG GGATTTTCAACCGGCTGCTGGCAAGTTGTATTATCTTTCGGCTCCAGATGATGTATCTCGAGTTGAAACTGGAGTCAGGCAAG GTGATGATATCAGCATCTACTATGATCCAATGATAGCAAAGGTTGTTGTATGGGGCGAAGATCGATCGTCAGCTTTGTATAGTTTGATTGATGCTCTCAACAAATATCAT GTGGTTGGTATTCCCACAAACCTTAGTTTTCTTTCCAGACTTGCTAGTCATCCAAGTTTCTTTGCTGGCAATGTCAATACTGACTTTATCAAGGAACATCATCAGAGCTTGTTTCCACCTCCATCGTCCCTTCCAAGCAAGATTTTAGCACAGGCAGCACTTGTGTTTCTGCTTCACAGCCAGGAAGCACAGATTCATGAGGGAATTGCACTTGCTG ATCCAACATCACCATTTAGTAGCAATGATTTGTGGAGGGTTTGTCTTCCACAATCATCTGGAATTAAGTTCTCAACAGGAATGGATGAAA CTGTCGAGGTTGTTATGAGAAGGAAGTTAGATGGGAGCTACAGTGTTCAATTGCCTGGTGATGACAGAATGTTAGATATCAGTGGTTATATTACTGAATATGACAGTCCTGCAATGACTGTGAGCGGATCTGTGGACAACCACTCTTTTGGTTGTAAAGCAGTTTTCTCGAATGATACAATCCATCTCTTTACTGAG gaTGGTAACTACCAAGTTCATTTATTCGTTCCCAAGTTTGTCCAGGAATTGAGTGGAATGCAGTTTGGCCAGAATTTTCAACTCATTGCAGCAGACAATGGTAAAGTTGTCAAGGTCCATGTTTCTGATGGAGAAAGGGTGACTAAAGATCAACCACTGTTAATGATTGAGACAATGAAATTACAG GTTGAAATTCTTTCTCCGTTTGATGGTGTTATAGAGCAAGTTCGATTTACTGCCAGTCAAGTGTACCACAGCGGTGCtttattgattaaattcaAGGATCTTCCCACAACATCGCCAATTCCTGGGGAGGTACTTGAAGTTGTTGTGTCTGAAGGACAGCAAGTTGCAGCTGGTGAAATTCTCATGAATGTGGAATGttacaaagacaaa TATGAGGTACTAGCGCCTGAGGATGGAGTTGTTAAGACAATATTTTACTCCACAGGAGAGCAATTCTCTGCTGATTCATTACTAATATCATTAGATGAAACAAGATGA
- the LOC134196436 gene encoding uncharacterized protein CXorf58 homolog yields MESSPQNIFETDSVMKARAVIKEEASKKIQRCWCSYRDRQLFKMLKSAVCVAEQSLSCEVLKRVCPAEFDLLKDPAMNTKIKFRFGGQNFPPIVLFKIFVGGDGTGIHYMTGKRLIEPASEAAEDARRMMGNRKFFDQMLLDTIQQQRPGGGDEAEITTVKDYMQVLSHVDESPASLGGKANMWRKLTLDSLPRQTIMYDVVEYLSSRVQSSRLQKEMHSLISSRSPSRKQQTNQIRAHSNSGITSAKVSRNLGGLHNSSGRGSRQARHRVLQMRKLYEEFAREDTCSPAVVPFAIDQVEQLSEKDLEEQADQLYEWTQDLNIDSVD; encoded by the exons ATGGAGTCTTCTCCACAGAACATTTTTGAAACTGACTCTGTAATGAAAGCGAGAGCTGTGATTAA AGAAGAGGCAAGCAAGAAGATCCAGCGCTGCTGGTGCAgctacagagacagacagttgttcaaAATGCTGAAATCCGCTGTCTGTGTAGCG GAACAGTCTCTCAGTTGTGAAGTCTTGAAAAGAGTTTGTCCTGCTGAATTTGATTTGCTTAAAGATCCTGCCATGAATACAAAGATTAAGTTCAG GTTTGGCGGCCAAAACTTTCCTCCCATTGTTTTGTTCAAGATATTTGTTGGTGGTGATGGGACAGGCATTCACTATATGACCGGTAAGAGGCTAATAGAACCAGCATCCGAGGCAGCTGAAGACGCACGTCGTATGATGGGAAACAGAAAATTCTTTGATCAAATGTTATTGGATACCATTCAGCAACAAAGACCAGGAGGAGGCGATGAAGCTGAAATTACTACAGTAAAAGACTACATGCAG GTATTGAGCCATGTCGATGAAAGTCCAGCATCTTTGGGAGGAAAAGCAAACATGTGGCGAAAGTTGACATTAGACA GTCTCCCACGACAGACAATAATGTATGATGTAGTCGAGTATCTAAGTAGCAGAGTACAGTCAAGCCGTTTACAGAAAGAAATGCATTCACTCATTTCGTCAAGATCTCCTTCAAGGAAACAGCAAACTAATCAAATCAGGGCTCATTCAAATAGCGG CATAACATCTGCTAAAGTGTCAAGAAATTTGGGTGGTCTTCATAATAGCTCCGGCCGTGGATCAAGGCAAGCAAGACACAGAGTACTGCAAATGAGGAAACTGTATGAAGAGTTTGCAAGG GAGGACACTTGTAGTCCTGCAGTTGTGCCATTCGCTATCGATCAGGTAGAACAACTGTCTGAAAAAGACCTGGAAGAACAGGCCGATCAATTGTATGAATGGACACAGGATCTAAATATCGATAGTGTAGACTAA